The DNA window ATTGTGTTATGAAATGTACAGGGAATCAGCCTCTTTATAGAGGAATTACAGAAATAGAAATAACTAGAAGAgaggaaagaaaggaaaaatactAGCCTAAAATAAAGGAAAGATTTCTAATCATAAAATCCCTAAAATTAAGCTAAacctaaaaagaaaaagatttataattaattctatttaCATAAAAGATTCAAGAAAGGAATTaggaatttgattttgatttgatctagtCAACAAAAAGGTTTcttaaaaatacaccaaaagaaAAGGTAAATATAGGAGGTATCCTTCAATAGAAAGCTTATTATTAGAAAACATCATGACAATTGGGAACCAATTTAAATTTACAATAATGTATCGAGCTTTCTCGAAAAACAATAAGGACTGCACAAGGATCCCCCATTACGCAGAATCAGGTAAGCCGACACCTGAAGGATGTAATATATCCAACCTAACCTTATGCGAATGTCAGTGGTTGATTCTATGGCTTAAATCCATGATCTTGAGATCACACAAAGACAACTAAATCCTTGTTCCTAGCATAACTTCTTCGTTTagaaacaataaagaaaaatgtttctgataaaaaaaatctatagaACATGCTGacaagtgtgtgtgtgtgtgtgtttgtgtgATTCACCCATCAAAACATTCCCAAGCAACTAAACTTTTCACTAGAGTTAATAGAAATAAGTATGAATGAAGAGTagtcagcacctttactttctgTAGCCTTATTTGAATTCTTGTCTTCTCCACTAATTAAAGAGCTTCTTTGTGGATCTTCGTTTGCTggatgttttatattttcttcttgttttgaaGTTCTCTCCGCCTGTGCTTCATTCCTTTCAGTCTTATGCGCTGTTGGATTCGGAAAAGTTTGTATAGCATGATTTTTCCCAGCTTCCGAAATTCTGTCATGTTCTACTTCTTCATCTGACACATTGGAAGACTGATTTGCTTCATTTGACACACTGGAAGGATGTTTTACTACATCTGACACTCTTGAAGGATGTTTTACTACATCTGACACACTTGAAGGATGTTTTTCTTCATCTGATACATACGAAGGATGTTTTACTTCATCTGGCACACTTGAAAGAATTTCTACACCATCACATAAAAGACATGTTAAGCTGCAGAAGTCAAAATGAGAttcctttttcttaaaaagattaaagaagagNNNNNNNNNNNNNNNNNCAccaagacaaaagaaaaaaaaacaccaaaaaaaaatcgaGAATTCAATATAACAAGGTGCCAACATCTAGCAATATATTCAACTGAACCCCCATCAAGGCATCAACTAAGCTTAACAGGACAGTGGGTGCAGCATTCTGACCAGATTAATATACTTAGTACTAATAGTGTTTTTCTTAAGCAGCATGAACTATCAATCAAACATTGGTACAAAAAGATATATTAAGGATATTCTTATCGAAATTCCAAATAGATGAGATTATGCTGAACAACAAGCTAAAGATTGGTTTCCAGCTTCATCACCCACAGGGACAAAATGTGGCAAGAGATATTTTAATTCTAAGTTGACAGAAAGATTGCAAAAACATACAGCAGAAAAATATATGCCAGATAGTTGTTCAAGTCTATAAAACAATATTTGTCATACTGATAGAGTATCATATCAGTGTGTTTTGAAAAAGAACTATTTTATATACATATGGAAGCAAACCTGAAGACAGCTGCAATGGATCTTGCGGAGGGAAAAGGGCAGTAAGACGGGGTGTTTTCTCCCAGTTCCACAAAATGATAGTTGCAGACATGACAACAATGGTAATAAGAGTAATTTCTTTACCCTTCAATCCATTTAAGCCTGTCTTCATCCTgcaaaaacataaaacataaaatcaaaagaacaaaaaggaaaaagagaagagcAAGCTCTCATCTAAAAGTCAAGTGGACATGCATCagcaaaaataagaataaacaaTGATCACTAGCAAGAACAGAGAGCTTCAATTTCAGCAAACACATGGACACTGCACACATCAAGAATTGGCAATAGAAGCTCAATATGTTAACTCTAAAATGCAGCAAACAGAACCAGAAACTGAAACAGCAACCCAGCAATCCAGCAACTAACATTAGTTTAAAAACATTTTAAGCTCAATCTACAAACAGACAAAAGGAACAAAAATACACAACCTTTaaccatatatttttattagcttaATCATCCAAAATAAATAGATTTTACTGCcttagagttaaacaccaatcCAAAATAACAATCACAACCTATGAAGTCCTTCCTCCCAATCACGTAAGAGCCACCCTCCCAATTGTGGAAAAACTGAAACCTGAACGCGTCCTCTACCCTGATCTTACTAATCTGAAAGAGGAAAATTTTATGCCCAATTCGAAAACTTTCTGCATCGAAACCTGGGCAAGTACCATCTTGTAAGCCAAGTATGACACAATCTCAGGAACAtcaaaacataatttttctttgttaaaaaaaatcccAAATCAAAGTTCACGAGCTAGCTATACGCCTATCACAATGGCACATAATTTATACATCGCAAACCTCGCACGAAATTGACAATGGATCTGGCAAGTTCACAAGCATAGACAACAACAATAACGGTACCTGTTCTAGGTAAGATCAAAATCACCCCAAAAAagggaaaatagaaaaatcaacTTTGCCGAATGCGGAAGAAATTAGATGCCGAATTGAGAACAATGTCGCCGACGCCAAGAAGAATAAAACCTGGAAGAAGAGAGGTAAGGAGCTATGTACCTCTGAGCGTACGGTGTACGAAGAACAACGCAGTTCGCGGCAACGCTTCACCGTCACTCCTCAAAAGTTCATcgcttttattctttttaacaatataaataatcatataaTCATGCTCATGTGCTATTCTTAACCAACAGAAAAAATAATGTTGGTGAATTATGTCAGGttatagttaattaattatgatttaatcATAGTAATAAACAACTTGATATAAATTATCACTTTGTAACCTTTTCAATATaatatagttagttttagttttagatacaGTAACTGATTTTGTtctcctaagttgaccatcattaaAGGAATAATCCTTTAGTAATCTACATTTGTTCTgcatatttctaaatttggaaagattttttattttctttatttatgagCATTTATCgtatagaatatagataatgATGAGACTGCTTAACCATTCTTTCTTAGTCCATACAATAATGTGGGATATTCTTCGGCTTGAGAAACGCTTTCCAAGGGGCCATGCATTAATCCATATTAATAATCTGAGATTTatgattagtttaattttttggtcTTAAAATAGTTTTAGTCTCACACACTATAATATTCAGGAAATTCTGTTTATTGTTACTAAATTTCTCATAATTCTCTTCTTAAATAAAAAGCGTGGAACTTCGAGCTACTTTGATTGTGCCACTGCCactacttaaaaaaatatataagtcTTACAAAATCTATTTTAAAAGAGTAACGTGAaggaattaatttattaaaaatgattttatttatttttattagtaataataGAAAATTGGAAGAAAACGTCCTTTATTATCATTCATTCAGTGGAAGGTGATGAACATTTGCAACAATGGTAATAAATAAGTTTTCAGTGAAATTGGAAAACTCCAAAGCTTATTTCACAGAAATCATTACCTTCCCATATGGTGTGTTCAGAAATTCTGCTCTGATCTTGTTGAATTCAGTTACCACATTTACTACCATTGCCACTTATTTACCCTCCATGCATTGACCTCGCTAATCAAATTTATATCCTTATATTATTCTACCATGGAGTGGCGCACAAACTCCTTTATTTCAGAATTACGGGTAGTAATAACATACTTTAGTTTGTTTACATCTTTTTCACCACTTTGACAAAGATTCATTGGGATAAGTTGTTTTAACTTTCTTGATGTATTCATAAAATAATGTGTAAAATACATTATATAAGAGCAGTGCATGCATTAAGAAAATATGTCACTTGTTTATTTAAGGTTGCATGTAACAAGATTACAAAAGACACATATGATACTTTTGAGCACTACTTGCTCAACAACAGATCTTGTAGTGCAGCCATAGTGGCTCCACCATAAAAAAGCTaggtatatatgtatgtatgtattagGATACCGTACTAACATGAACCAAGAGTTTAGCAATGACGGGACCAACAAGTACCAACCAATGAAACCACTTGGACCAGATCACTTCGCCCTCATGATCTTTAGCTGTACAAGTACAATCAATAATTCCAGTTTTGCCCTTAAAAATATTTCTGTCTaacaatatttataatgaaTGGATGCATCATGCATGCCACTCTCTATGTTAGTAGTTAGTATGAAATGTGTATAGCTATATAGTATTTATGGATATGCATATCAAATTTGTTAGTAGGTACGTAGTGACTCTTGCCAATAATAATACAAGTAAAAGAGATTCCCTTAATATCAGAGAGTTGTACCTCACTCTTGTCATCTTCTGCTGCAAGTTCCTAAGTCCTGCATGCATTGTGATGGTAGTTCCCTTTCCTCTTGTCCCTTTCTTAGCTTGCAATGGATTCCCCAGGCCACCTTCAAACCCTACCTAGTGTCTTTTATTCAAACATTTAAGTCTGCTATTTAATAACTCGCAGTCCTGCCCTTTAATTTGGATCAAACTAGAACCTACAACGACagtttcacataaaaatatttgaagatgatggaaataaacagtatatatatacattgaGGAGTAGTATAGCATGTGTGCAACCTTAAGAAACGAAAACAGTAGTGTCAGCATCTTATTCTTGTGTATGGCAGAATTATGATTCACATTCCCATTGATTCTAGACTCATTATTTGTGAATATGATAGGACCATGCTCTCTCTTTTGCATGTGACatgaaatgaaataaataagaacCGCTAGGCGCTTGTAACTCTTAATAAGAACTCATAAAATACATTGAAACAAAAAGCTGTTTTTCACATGTTAAAGTAATTGCCAATCAATCAATGCCTACAATGTTAGTAGCAGCAAATAATGATACTAATAAGAGGAggattgaaattttgaaattcttttcctttcatttttatatttctttacttaGGCAGGTCATAGGTGATCTAGTACCTTCCAATCACATTCCTTACCGACATCTGTCCATCACAAACCTTTTGTttaaaaaacgaaaaaaggtgataatatttgtgttatttatataattaaagaaGGGAGACATTGACATTAGGttaggaagagaaagagagagagaattgatGAAAAGAGAATGGGAATTTCTTCAGAGTGTGAGCAAGGTAGTAACAGTGTCAACGGTAACGGTAACGGTAACGGGAACGTGAACGCGAACGCGAACGCAGTTGAAGTAGAGTGCGTGAAATGCGACTCATGCGGCTTCACGGAAGAATGCACGCCGGCATACATTTCACGGTTGCGGCAGCGCTACCAGGGACGCTGGCTCTGCGGCCTCTGCGTCGAGGCTGTCAAGGACGAGCTTCTCAGATCCGACACCCTCATCTCCACCGAAGAAGCTCTCAACCGCCACATCTCTTTCTGCAGAGACTTCAGAGCTTCAGCCAAACCAGAGCACCCTCTCTTCGCCATGGCACGAATCCTTCGAAGAAGTTtggattcctcttcttcttctccgagGCCTCTCCGGACCAATTCCACCGGGGCACTTCCACCGCTTCATCGTGTTCAAACTGCTCCACCAGCCGCTCTTCTTCGATCCGACAGTTGCTTCTCATCTATATCAGGGGTATAACACAACTCCATGATTACGATcacttcctttctttctttctttcttttaatcctTCATCTTTACTGTATATACATCTAGACTGCTTAACAAATTCTTCAAACTTTTAATTCCTTCTTGTTCTCTaattttctctgtttttttcttaattttcttttctacaaAAGAATATGCTGAATATTCCATGAATTTCTTCTTGTAATTTagatatatatttctttttgtgAAAACAAAGCTTATGAGTTAAGCTAAGAGTATTGAATTAGAATGAGAACAAAAAAGACAGCGCAAACTCCAGCCTCAATcctttaaaaaagaaagaattttaCAATCCATGAGTGATGATCACATTATAGTTGTATGACGAATCTTAATTCCTAAGCCTTTCCAAACTAATGATTCTCACTTTCTTAGCTGTTAATGTCCATTTTCAGCATCCCCATTATTAACCATACTCAATCAAAagattctctctttctttctttctttttccatacaagaaagaaaaaagaaaagggggaAGGTGACAGAAAACGAAAGTGCACGGAAAATTCCCAACGTTGTTTTTTGGTGCAAGAGTATTAAACTTTTCAGGGCAAATTTTAACTACTTAGGTACATGAAGCAAAGCATGCATTCGAATGAAGCTGTCAAATTTTCCATTTTGTCTTTTCTTTCTGCCTCTTCCTTCAACCCCAAGGCCTTCTAATGCCTTTACATGCTTCATAAATTGCACAACTTAATTGGTTCTTTTACATGAAAGCTATAATAATTGGTTTAATTCCTATGTGAGATGTGATTAAGAAACACAGATAATTAAGCATATATTactacattaataaaaatatcagtTTGAGACCAATAATATAgcagtaatttttatttatcagtTTGAGACCGAAATTTACTTGTTGTCTGTATGGATAGATAGtgacataaaaaagaaaaagagtaagagTGATCTGAACCTTCCGGATGTATCCACCAGGTGTTTATGTGTGTTCTGACAAAGGGATCGAGTGTGAGTGGGGACACACCCCCAAACCATTTGGATTATCATTGcaaattgttgttattattttatgatgATGTCCTTTTTGGTTCTTCGGTTTGCGTGTTTGTGTTGGAGACTTGGATCTCATTCACTCTACGTTTCTTATAACAATCAAGGTTTTTGCTACCACATCTTAATTAGATATTTCAATGTTTGTGTTTACGTGTTGTTGTTGGAGTGGATTATTGATATTATCTAatgctaatatatatataaaaactaaattagTAGTTCATTTAAATATTGAAGAGTCAATTACTCATGGTATCACGTTTTATTGTGTTACGATAATTGCTAATTGCTTAGCTAAGATCAGATATCTAGAATCTAGAAGATATTATATATCAATTCACCATGGAAAGTTTCTTTTGTGAATTGATTAGTTTGGTTTGATGCTACAAAAGTTAAAAAAGCAGCTCCTATTAGAAGCAAAAAAGCATTAAAATAGGTATCTTCAGGTTCAAAACCAGAATCAGAAGAAACCAACACGAACTTTTATTGACGTAACGGTGTACGGTGCCACATGCATGCACCAAAGCCATCTATCATTGAAGTATGCATTAAAATGTGGTGTGTCTCATGATAATGATAAATAAGTGTATTACTCAGAGTACAACGGTGCCCATTTTCAGCAGAAATTTTCTCACTTTCACCTACTTGCAATGCAAGTAGtaaaaaacataaagtaaaacagcagaagaaaaggACTTAAGGGACCAAGTGAATTTTTCCAAGGAAAGGTTACTTTTGATTTTCAAAGAACATAAGAATCCAAGATATTGAACATTTTCCAATTTTCCTAATGCTATTGCCTCACATATAGCACCATAATCCAATTTCTTAGTCATCAAAGTAATTTAGTCAAACTGAATTATTATTCATATGGGTCACCAAGAAACAATTTCCATTATATATGCTCTTTTGTTTAAAAGGTAGCTTACCTAACCCCTCATATAGTGCCCTTTGTTCTATTTCTTGTGCAAGTCCACTCTGAAAGAAAAACATCCAATTTTAACCCAATAATACTGCCCTTTTAAAAAGAACATCATAGACTTCTCTTTTCCCCCCATTTTTCTACTAGGACCTTAGCTAAGGAACAGGGACTGAACGTGCAAAAGCATCATGTGATTTTCTATGACCCCACATTATATTGACCATAGAGATCAATAAACATCACCATTGCAGCAAGTCCAAGAAGAACTTCTTAACTGCTCTAGATTTGCATATTTTGGAGTTTCTCTTATCGTGAGGGTTTCAAAGTTCAAACCATGTGACTTGTATGTTTAGGTTGCAACAACATTATTTATCACCTTATTTAGTTGTTAATACAATTATACTTTTGCAAAACGTGAGATTGATCTCTCCTTTATTCTGTTGTGATAAACTTATTGAAGAAAGTGATCAACGAAAATATGACAAATGAACAAGAGCAAGAGCATGGTACATCAAATTAAAGCACTGGAAGTTATCAGAAGTTACAGAATCCAGAGAGCTCTGATGAAGAGCATGGCTTTGCAGtccctttttctttgtaaaATCAGCATCAATGACAAAATTTCAGGGAATAATGCAAGAGTCCAGTGAAGGCCATCATGACTTTGTATAAATATGGAAATTGCTCAAGGCAAATTTCATAATTCATCTAAGCTTGCAAAAGCACTTATAGACAAAAAGAGACTACATTCTATTTGAAGACTCATCATAATAACATAGAGCTGGCAAAATCTCAATAATTAGAATGGTCAGTCTGAAACTCATTGGCtctactctcttcttcttgACGTTTTTGGTCAACACTCAGTCTAATTGCATTGGGCCAAGCTTTTTTTGACCCAAAGAAGTACCGATCCCCGGTGATAGAAGAGCAACAGTGTTTGACCCAAAACAGAGAACGAAACAGAGTGATTGAGATTAGCAAGACATTTTTGGACCAAGTGTTGATCtataattttgacaaaattatAGTAGTGGTGAATGTGCATTACATATTATTTTGAAACTAATTCATGTACTTGTTGCATTTTCCCCCTTCAACGAAAGGGTGCAGGATTCGTTGAAGCGCTCTGCTTTAAAacgaataagaaaaaaaatgcatgcATGTATATAGATTGTAGAGCATCCCTCCGTCACCAAAGAATCATTTCAGCCactctttttaaaaatagaaagcatTCATTCCACACCATACATAGAATATTACTTACTCACATCATATTAATCAAAGTagcaaattaaatatataaacaagCTAAGTAAAGTAAGACAAACCCATCATGGGATCATGTTCTTCTCATTCAAAAGAATATTTAATCTGTACATTTGAATTCAAATTAGGATTCACGATGGGCAGATAGTAGATTCGCCGTAAATGTAGTCAAGGATAGCAATGACACCGAAAACAAAAGCTTGATCGATCCCTGGATTGACGACTACATGGTACACATCCTTGAATGtctccaattccttggtgatCCCAACCACGTTGCCTTGACAATCAAGAATGCTGCAACACTTGTCAGGAAAATATCCTTTGATCTCGAAATCCCAGGATTTGTTACTAAAACTCCTCGGTTGAGTG is part of the Arachis duranensis cultivar V14167 chromosome 1, aradu.V14167.gnm2.J7QH, whole genome shotgun sequence genome and encodes:
- the LOC107457927 gene encoding uncharacterized protein LOC107457927 (The sequence of the model RefSeq protein was modified relative to this genomic sequence to represent the inferred CDS: added 77 bases not found in genome assembly); its protein translation is MGISSECEQGSNSVNGNGNGNGNGNVNAVEVECVKCDSCGFTEECTPAYISRLRQRYQGRWLCGLCVEAVKDELLRSDTLISTEEALNRHISFCRDFRASAKPEHPLFAMARILRRSLDSSSSSPRPLRTNSTGALPPLHRVQTAPPAALLRSDSCFSSISGV